The window GTGTACTCTCGGTAATACCCATTAGGGTTATCTTTCTTAAATTTATCAAATGTACCGTCCCATTGAATATTTCTACCTTCATAGCCTTTATATCTTGAAGACAAATAGTGATTTATCCCAAAATATTCTTCTAGCCCAATAATAAAACTCTCGTTACGCAAATGTTTTATAAAGGGAAATATTTTATGTATTTCATTAAAATCGTTATACTTTGAAACTAGCTCCCATACAATGGGATTGTATAAATAAGGAGCATAACTAGAGGCTTGAGGCAAAGACGTTTGTTTTTGTAAAATATCTTCATACACACTAAGAACTATATACTTAGGTTTTGAATTATATGCAATATACAAATTATACAGACCTATAATGTTTATCGTTTCCATAGCATCCTCTCCCATATTATAAGAATTAACATGAAGAATTGAATCTAAAATCATTGGCGAAAAATGTACCCAAGCTCGAGAATTACCCAGTATCAAAAGATTATGTTCCATTCCTCCATTGATATATTTATTTACAGAGAAACCATCTTTTTCTGTTTTCTTCAAGCCTTCATCTGCTATTTTGGCTAATATTGTCATTAATAGACACAATATTAATACCAATGCCAATGTTTTTAGTATATATGTTTTCATAATATTAAAATTGAAAATAAATAAATGTTCCCTGATTCCCACCTAAAAACAAAGTGCATATAGCAATAAGCAAATAAAGACAATATCTCAAAAGTTTGTTCTTTGGTAC of the Dysgonomonadaceae bacterium PH5-43 genome contains:
- a CDS encoding hypothetical protein (product_source=Hypo-rule applied; superfamily=52266; transmembrane_helix_parts=Inside_1_4,TMhelix_5_23,Outside_24_314), whose amino-acid sequence is MKTYILKTLALVLILCLLMTILAKIADEGLKKTEKDGFSVNKYINGGMEHNLLILGNSRAWVHFSPMILDSILHVNSYNMGEDAMETINIIGLYNLYIAYNSKPKYIVLSVYEDILQKQTSLPQASSYAPYLYNPIVWELVSKYNDFNEIHKIFPFIKHLRNESFIIGLEEYFGINHYLSSRYKGYEGRNIQWDGTFDKFKKDNPNGYYREYTEECFTALDEFIKQQLANGVNIALVWSPQYYELEELLQNKDVAVDFYKNLSDKYNIPFLDYSSDSICYNKDYFYNSQHMKKVGAELFSTKLATDLKNIGFAN